The DNA segment CGCACCGCTtactgtgtgtctgtgtgtgcttgtaaGTGTTTGTGGCTTGCTGCTTCCCATCGATCTTCGACTCTCTTTCACCCGTGGGTCTCGCGTCGTTCGCGCGTGCATTCCTTTCTCGATCCTCGCCCGGGGACGCGAGAGggcagccccccccccccctcccctcctgcGCGTTCCATTTCTTTCTCGTTTGGGTTTGGGGACCGGAGGAAGGTGGGAAGGTATATAGTACGGTTTGCTTTTCGGTTTGCTGGATATTCCGTTCTGCCGGTTTCTCCTTTCCATTGGGGCCGGTCGAATAACCAGGAGAGCTTCACACCGCGTACGCGGGAGCTTTCGAGAAGACCGCGCGGTACCGAACGAGCTGGCGCATCGATTCGAGCGATAGATCATTTCCATCATGTGTTTCCCCCTTTTGCTGTCGTCTCTTTATTTTGCGCTGCTTCGTGCGGCTTCGGTCTGTTTGTCTTAGGCGACAGTTTATTGCTGGTCAGTAATGCATGCCAATCCTGGATGAAATAACTGTGCAACCAAGTGATGGCACGAaactgtattttttgttgttgttgttgttgtattgcCAGGAAGGTGTGGCATGAGTGTAAAAGGAACAACACTTTCCATTTTATAAGATGTAATAAAGTAGGGTTGCAAACGTGTGCAGAGGGCAACATCCAGTAAGTTTCCCGGTAGGAAATTGTAGGCGATGGTTTGCCGGAGGGTAAGGCATGGACGGCAAATAAATGGATTTTCCGTTCTGAAGATCCATGATGGAAAGTACGTCCaggtattttttttccaataaaaatggacaaaaataCTTAGGTACAGGATACATGATGATGCCGAAAGCCTTTTTTGCATTCAAAAATCCCAACTTTTACAATTgccggtaaaaaaaaacatttataaaAATGATTCCATTTCCCTCGTCCAGTAGTGCCACGACACCTACTCGAGGGATCGTGCGAGGTACAACCGGTACGCTACTAGCACTAGTAACGCGAAGTAGTCCATCGCGCGATGTGGGTTTTCACTTCGGAACCGTTAGAATTACTTCACCCGCTCTTCGGTGTAATTTGCATTGGCCGCTTTGCACTACCGTTGGTGGTAAGCGAAACCAACCGCACACTAGCCGCGCCGCACCGTACGGGATTTAAAGTCGTGAGCACTTTATTTGCACAAACCCCCTCCGCCCGTGAGCCGTCGAAAGAGCTCCATCAAAACCACCATTCGGTTTACCGTTCGCAGGGGTAGAATCGTCGGCTGATCAGTGAAATGGGGGAGTGATCGATCGATGTGCTGTGTCGACTGCGTGTTCCACTCACTGTTGCTTTGTTTGGTGCGGTATCCGATACTTTCACACGGATTCGAGGCACAGCGGAGAAGCTTCCCAAAAGCTCCCCGGCAGCAGCGTAATGCACGCAGCACGTGTGCAAACCGCAACCCAAACAAGTCTTGTTTCACTCCCTCCTCCCCATATCTGTTAAGCGCCCCGGCGTCGATCGACTCGATCTAGCGGGAACCGGCCATAGCGGTATCGGAGCCGTCCCGGAACGTGCGCCGTGTGCGGTGTGGGGGAGAGTCGGGGGAAGCGGAGCCGTTTTTATCACTGCGCTATTTAACCTAGTTTCTCGGGACTTCACTTAGCGTTACGGTGTCTATGCCCTAATGCGCGATCGCGCGCTATAGACTGTCCTGATTTTCCTGTACGTGTGTTCATTTCTGTGCGAGACGTTCTGCGCCCGGGAACGCAGTGGCGTTGTTCGTAATCTTACATCCTCCAGGTACGGAGCATCAATGCCATGACATCGTCAtcgtacacacgcacacacacgcatacgcacgctttctctccttctcttacACGTCGCGAAATCATATGATCGACACTGTTGCAAACCTCAACGATCAAGGcagcacttttttttgttggttcgcATTTCACATCACACCTTTCATCCCGACTTTCTCCGACCGATCTTTATCATTACCTTGTGTCGAGTGCCCGTTGCTTCGCGAATTTGTCTTTGTCAGATTGTGGTGTGTGCACTTTATGCGGCACGGCGCAGCAGCAACGGTGCTACACGTCTACACGATCGGAGTGCTGTGCTGAAACTGACCGCACTGGTCCGGGCATGGTGAGCTCGCGTCTGGGCGCTTTCCGGTTGCCAGCCGTAAGGGGAGCGAAAAGGCAACGCGCGTTGATGATCGTACTACATCAGTTGGTTTGCTCACATCAGGTTGCTCGTACAGCCGAGCCGAGGGTGTTGATGTGAGGGGATGTGAAAATCTCACCTTACGCTCCCGGAGCATGGCTGCAGGTTACCGTTCGTTGGAGGCGAACGTGTTTCCCTTCATTCATGGAACGGTTCCGTCTGGGGACCGATGATCCGGTTGAATGAATCAGCGCGCGCTGACCTGCATTCCGTGAGATTTGGGAAAGGCGTGCGCCACTTGTGCGGTGTGAATAATCGCAGCTTGTAATGATGTAATCGGAAAAAGGATGTGATCCGTTGTCTGAAATGGGttgaaaacaatgtttttgcatacattttacgCCATATAAAACGTCGTTTGATTTATGGACACATTTGGTATAAATAGATACGTAGAAGGTATACATTGTTTGTGGTGCCATTTTAAAACTGCAAATAAGATTGactaaaataaacaaattaccACGCTGGCAGGTGTTGGTTCAAAATTAACGACGTttgaaaacattcaaattaaattcaagTGCAATATTTCAAGCGGTTCATGAAACGGgaagaaaactgctcgaacacTGCTCGAATCCTTCCGGCATTCATTTCGGCGGCTGCATGTGAGCTGTATTCGTAAATTTTAGTATGATCATTTTCTTGATAATctgcaaattatttttatctttacTTGTGCTTGCAATAATTTAGATAAATCAGAAAATTTTAACTAAAAACATATGAACAAGAAATTAACTTAACGTCAATTTTGAaaatggtttgattttttgaatataACATCCGGTTCAGTTCTTCAAGATTATTTTCCCCATTATTCTTTTAGCTTGCTTAGTAGCAGTAAGTATTTTATTGACAACATCGAGacatttttgatttttaatgcTTCTTTTATTCACCACAAGCCCAATCTAGTCAAATTTGCGTTTTTAAATGTCATCGCATGACCACCAGCACACACTGTGTAATGCATGACAGTGATTTGTTTATCAGCTGttttccgtgtgtgtgcgtgtgcacgcGCGTGAAACGATAGGGGTAGTTGGCGAAAGGGGTGGCACGCACCACTTGACAATTGAACGTTGTGTTGACGTGTTGATTTGTGGGTGGATCGAAAGGGGTTAACTTTCCCAGCCGAAAAAGTGGAACGCCGTGAGCATTTGCACGTAGTTGGGCCAATTCCAAGGTGCGGAATGTGTCGTGCTCGGTCGTGCAATCGCACCGAATGTTACAACATCCGTGAAAACAAAAGCTTACTCTGCTTTCTTCACCTCACTTCACAGTCGTGGTTTGTTGGAGACAGTGCTAAAGGTGGTACGATATCGGCAAAACAATCGCACGTACGGTGAATCGTGTGCAGTTGTAGCGTAATCCGCCCCTTTTCCGGGTTTTATTTACTACTGCCAAAAgacaaaacaatcaacaacagCGTTCCGGTGGTTTGTGTGAAGTAATTCGTACTGTTCATTCATTTGGTAAACAGCAGCCCGCAGCTCTGCACCGGAATTGGTCCCACCACGCGGGGCACATAAAAAAGGGGGCGAagggcaaaacaaacaaacaaaacatccaaACGTAACAAGTAGCCCCATTTTCAGTGTCAATGGCACCTTGGCGAAGGCTTTCCGTTGGCCGGATGACACGGTTACACTACTTCCAGTGGATTGTGGTGTGTTTCGGGGTGTTGCTGGGCCTGGCAAACCATTCGAGCGGATATTTCTATACGGATAGCAGTGCGGAGGTTAGCGATGAACGGTTTTGCTTCTGCCAGGTAAGCAACAGGGAAACCAGTTACACTTCCGCCTAATGATGTTCCATTAGTTGCAAATATGCAGCGAATCGGTGGAAGGGAGAGATCATAATGTCATGAAGCTCAAGTGTCTGTTCTACTTAACTCATTCCAGCTTCAAGGAACGATCGATGACTGTAGCTGTAATATCGACACGGTGGATTACTACAACAATGTAAAAATCTATCCCCGTCTGCAGAGCTTGCTGGTGAAGGATTTCTTTCGCTACTACAAGGTGCACCTGAACAAAGAGTGCCCGTTCTGGGTCGACGACAGCAAGTGTGCGATGCGGTTCTGCCATGTGGAACACTGCGAGGAGAAAGATATCCCACCGGGGCTGAAGGGCGACGCGTCGTCTTATCATAAGGTGAGTGAGCGTGAGGTAATAATAACACGCTGTGCAATCAAAACATGCCAACCACGGGGACGAACGCACGTTGCTACTCGTGTATGCTACCGCTGGCACATGGTGCTGGTGGGGGTTTTTCCCCTGGGTTTGTATTAGCAGAAGCTGGCGGCACACAAAAGCGTGTGCCTGGTGCACACGtcatcgtttttgttttggactTGTTCGTTTAATTATGCTGATTGAATTGACCGGACCTGTTACGATAGCAAGGGCAGATGTGATAGCAGTATCATTTTCGTATGTAACGGGattcttttccattttattttagtACATAAAAGAGGTGCAAACGTTAACGAACTGCAACGAAGACTTGGACGTGGAGCTGGGCTACCTTAACACCAGCATCAGCGACAAGGCACACAAAGAGTTCCAGCGATGGGCCGACTATGACGAAGCGCAAGATAATTTCTGCATTCTGGACGATCACGAGCCCGGCGCACAGTACGTCGATCTGCTGCTGAACCCGGAACGCTACACCGGCTACCGGGGCGAATCGGCGCGGCGCATCTGGAGCAGCATCTATTTGGAAAACTGTTTCCAGTAAGTGTGGCCGCATTGCTGCTCGTTTCATGGTCGAACAAACTGTTTATCGAATGCCTCTCACTTTGCAACCCCTTTTTGTAGAGCACACTccgtgaagaagaaaaatgctTACTCGGCCATGATTCCCTACCAGGACATGGCACGCAATGAGGTATGCCTGGAGCATCGGGTGTTTTACCGCATGATCTCCGGTCTGCACTCGAGCATCAACATTCATCTGTGTGCCAACTATCTGCTGTCGGAGAAGGGTTCGTTTGGGTTTGTCGCACCGACCGGCGTGTGGGGCCCGAATATGGAGGAGTTCGAGCGTCGCTTCAGCCCTCACATGACCGACAACGAAGGGTCCCACTGGCTGAGGAATCTGTACTTTGCCTACCTGGTGGAACTTCGCGCCCTAGCGAAGGCGGCTCCGTACTTACGAAACGAGGAATATTTCACCGGCCTTGAGAAGGACGACCGGGAGGTGAAAACGGCCGTCAAAGACCTGCTCACCGTGATCGAAGGCTTTCCGGCACATTTCAATGAGACGGCCATGTTTAGCGGTGGCACGTCGGCGATCAAGCTGAAGCACGAGTTTCGGGAAAAGTTTATGAACATCTCGAAGATAATGGACTGCGTCGGGTGCGATAAGTGCCGGTTGTGGGGAAAGCTGCAGGTGCAGGGAATGGGAACGGCGCTGAAAATTCTATTCTCCGGGAAGTTTGACGATAAAATCGATACTGGGTTGGGCACAAGGGTGAAGCAGCAGCCACCGTCGTTGAGGTTAAAGCGCGGTGAAATTGTGGCCCTGTTCAACGCCTTCGGAAGGTATGCAGCGGTAGTGTTGTGTGCTTGAGGCGCGCTTCATTGATGTCATCTTTCATTGCAGGCTCTCGACAAGCATCCACGAATTGGAAGAGTTTCGGCAGCGAATGCGCTGACCGGACGTGCAGTGTCCGTCGTGTTTTATCTCCGCAAAAGACTAAAACCCCGTACCGGTGCAACAACCTTGTGATGAAACTTGACTTTAACTCCCGATCCCGATTCAGTGATTTCCGGTGGTTCGTTTACGATGTAAGGCTTGGAGGAATCGTACTTGTTAAAGATGGCAGCGTCAATCAATTGTTTACTGTTTTAAAGTGTGGCTATTTTTGTGTATgatagaaaacaaacaacttccGATGTACTCAATAGCTAACGGAGAGtactcgtgtgtgtgtgtccccgtGTTTGTACTGATCTTGAAGATCACAATGATATTTACCAAGTAGCAGTGTGCTGCCCTCCGCAATACATCGAACGAAATTGTACAGTTGTTCTAGAAGTATACCTGcacacgagaaaaaaaaagacacggTCGACCCGTAACTTTCCTACTAACTTATACCACTAGTTGATGTGCCCCTTAGATGAATGTATGTAAATTATCGATATACAATCATATTTATcagttttgtaaataaatgaaaggGATGCTAGCGTTTGGGGCTACTGAATGTAAAATAGCGCTCCTGTTCGTCATGAAAGAAACGGTATTGGATGTTTAGTTTGCATAGTGAAACATACGCATCGTTCTTAAAGTGATAAGAGACGATTTGTCAGCGTGCAGTATGCTTCACAGATGCAATTGTGCTGGTGGTCGACGCATAAACACATCGATCTGGAGCCGTTAGTTGTACTCCTTAGCAACGGTTGCTTAGtcatataattttatttatatggTTGCTATGGGTACCACAGTTGGCAGTCGAGGTATCCTGCAAACATCATTCCGACTGTTGCCAGCTTGACGAACGCAAGTGTCTTGTAGAACGTGTGCAAACGAGTGTAAAAATGGTACTTCTGCATGTAAAACGTGGCGATGAAAGCCAATTTTTGTACGAAACAGCCACCGGTATTGGAATTGAGCAACTTGCCTACGAACTGGTAACGATCTACAATGGTCGCCTGAAAGTTAGCCGGGTTTGCTCTGGTAAGTGTGgatgttaaaaaaatgcactGCATTTCGCCACATTTCTCTCTCATCGCTTTTGTATTGTAGAAATTGAAGAGCTTGCGAAGCATGGCACGATGTTACCACCCGATATGCTCGGCCTGACCGATGAGCAGATCGAGGAGTTACATCTGGTCGACGAATGGGCCGACAAGTGTATACCGTCGGGTGGGTGGCGCTTCAACCGTGATCCCGTCGGGCGCCGTAATGGCCGACAACCGCAGCCAAAGATGGGAGACGTACTAGCGAAAGCGATCGAAGATGCAAAAGCTATGATATCGAAGAAACTGACCACCGAGAACAAGCCGCTAACGCAGCGTATTGTGCAGGACGCGCTTGACTTGCTGCGGGGAGCCGTTACTATTGTGTATCCGATGCAGCTGCCACCGCACGATCCCATTCGGATGGAGTTTAGCAATACGGAAGATTTAAGCGGCACTCAGGTTTGTTTGGAGTACCAATTTCGATGTACCTTAAATTGGCATTGATATGACATTatctttccgttcattgtaGGCTTCCCTGGAAGTGATTGAACCATCGAAAGTTCAGCTGTGGTTCGCCGGGAAACTGATGCACGCTGACAAACGGTTGGGAGAAATTGTTGGCGCGAACGAGAAAACTAAGATCATTGTAAAGCTGGCCAAGCTGAACGAAGGTGCACCGGGCCGTGAACCGGTCATTACGGAAGATGCG comes from the Anopheles coluzzii chromosome 2, AcolN3, whole genome shotgun sequence genome and includes:
- the LOC120952188 gene encoding ero1-like protein translates to MAPWRRLSVGRMTRLHYFQWIVVCFGVLLGLANHSSGYFYTDSSAEVSDERFCFCQLQGTIDDCSCNIDTVDYYNNVKIYPRLQSLLVKDFFRYYKVHLNKECPFWVDDSKCAMRFCHVEHCEEKDIPPGLKGDASSYHKYIKEVQTLTNCNEDLDVELGYLNTSISDKAHKEFQRWADYDEAQDNFCILDDHEPGAQYVDLLLNPERYTGYRGESARRIWSSIYLENCFQAHSVKKKNAYSAMIPYQDMARNEVCLEHRVFYRMISGLHSSINIHLCANYLLSEKGSFGFVAPTGVWGPNMEEFERRFSPHMTDNEGSHWLRNLYFAYLVELRALAKAAPYLRNEEYFTGLEKDDREVKTAVKDLLTVIEGFPAHFNETAMFSGGTSAIKLKHEFREKFMNISKIMDCVGCDKCRLWGKLQVQGMGTALKILFSGKFDDKIDTGLGTRVKQQPPSLRLKRGEIVALFNAFGRLSTSIHELEEFRQRMR
- the LOC120952187 gene encoding cilia- and flagella-associated protein 298 isoform X2, with product MVLLHVKRGDESQFLYETATGIGIEQLAYELVTIYNGRLKVSRVCSEIEELAKHGTMLPPDMLGLTDEQIEELHLVDEWADKCIPSGGWRFNRDPVGRRNGRQPQPKMGDVLAKAIEDAKAMISKKLTTENKPLTQRIVQDALDLLRGAVTIVYPMQLPPHDPIRMEFSNTEDLSGTQASLEVIEPSKVQLWFAGKLMHADKRLGEIVGANEKTKIIVKLAKLNEGAPGREPVITEDAKRQMMLHAYRRQEELKKLEQDDDDQYLDSAWSDSRSLKRQVHGLEDVKFKFTK